From the genome of Streptomyces sp. NBC_01260, one region includes:
- a CDS encoding ABC transporter permease: MTAPLTPPHQPSPHDPWQTPPKGGGPGGSHPGTLLESPEEKDLRADLRRAALICAVVTVAGVALGLLWLSLAPRVPLISDNTAVFLSDSEGEEAIGADGTFALLALAFGAVSAVLAFCFHRRGGVALVVGLAVGGVLGSVLAWQLGTRLGPTSDVVAHARAVGKGVIFDAPLELHAKGALLAWSLAAMAVHLGLTAMFGPRDPEPEWGVYHAPGPAPVYGPAPSSGPAPSSGPAQPGPSSSPEPPEPPTGS; this comes from the coding sequence GTGACAGCACCTCTGACGCCGCCGCACCAGCCCTCGCCCCACGACCCGTGGCAGACGCCGCCGAAAGGGGGCGGCCCCGGAGGCTCCCATCCCGGGACCCTGCTCGAGTCGCCGGAGGAGAAGGATCTCCGTGCGGATCTGCGCCGGGCCGCCCTGATCTGCGCGGTGGTGACGGTCGCCGGTGTCGCGCTCGGGCTGCTGTGGCTGTCGCTGGCCCCCCGAGTGCCGCTGATCTCCGACAACACGGCCGTCTTCCTGAGTGACAGCGAGGGCGAGGAGGCGATCGGGGCCGACGGCACCTTCGCACTGCTCGCGCTGGCCTTCGGCGCGGTCTCCGCGGTGCTGGCCTTCTGCTTCCACCGGCGGGGCGGAGTCGCGCTCGTGGTGGGGCTCGCGGTGGGCGGGGTGCTCGGCTCGGTCCTCGCGTGGCAGCTGGGGACGCGGCTGGGGCCGACCAGTGACGTGGTCGCCCACGCACGTGCGGTCGGCAAGGGCGTGATCTTCGACGCGCCGCTAGAGCTGCACGCGAAGGGGGCGTTGCTGGCGTGGTCGCTGGCGGCGATGGCCGTGCATCTGGGGTTGACGGCGATGTTCGGGCCGCGGGATCCGGAGCCGGAGTGGGGGGTGTACCACGCGCCTGGGCCCGCGCCGGTGTATGGGCCGGCGCCGTCCTCCGGGCCCGCGCCGTCTTCCGGCCCCGCGCAGCCCGGGCCGTCGTCGTCGCCCGAGCCGCCCGAGCCGCCGACGGGGTCGTAG
- the priA gene encoding bifunctional 1-(5-phosphoribosyl)-5-((5-phosphoribosylamino)methylideneamino)imidazole-4-carboxamide isomerase/phosphoribosylanthranilate isomerase PriA, with product MPKLELLPAVDVRDGQAVRLVHGESGSETSYGSPLEAALAWQRAGAEWLHLVDLDAAFGTGDNRALIAEVAGAMDIKVELSGGIRDDASLAAALATGCRRVNLGTAALETPEWVAKVIAEHGDQIAVGLDVRGTTLRGRGWTRDGGDLYETLARLDSEGCARYVVTDIAKDGTLQGPNLDLLKNVCAATDKPVVASGGVSSLDDLRAISSLVPAGVEGAIVGKALYAKAFTLEEALKAVAA from the coding sequence ATGCCGAAGCTTGAACTGCTCCCCGCCGTAGACGTCCGCGACGGCCAGGCGGTCCGCCTGGTGCACGGTGAGTCCGGCTCCGAGACCTCCTACGGCTCCCCGCTGGAGGCCGCACTCGCCTGGCAGCGCGCCGGCGCCGAGTGGCTGCACCTCGTCGACCTGGACGCCGCCTTCGGTACCGGCGACAACCGCGCGCTCATCGCCGAAGTGGCCGGTGCCATGGACATCAAGGTCGAGCTCTCCGGCGGCATCCGCGACGACGCCTCGCTCGCCGCCGCCCTCGCCACCGGCTGCCGCCGGGTCAACCTCGGCACCGCCGCCCTGGAGACCCCCGAGTGGGTCGCCAAGGTCATCGCCGAGCACGGCGACCAGATCGCGGTCGGTCTCGACGTGCGCGGCACCACGCTGCGCGGCCGCGGCTGGACCCGCGACGGCGGCGACCTCTACGAGACGCTCGCCCGCCTCGACTCCGAGGGCTGCGCCCGCTACGTCGTCACCGACATCGCCAAGGACGGCACGCTCCAGGGCCCCAACCTGGACCTCCTGAAGAACGTCTGCGCCGCCACCGACAAGCCCGTCGTCGCCTCCGGCGGCGTCTCCTCGCTCGACGACCTGCGGGCCATCTCCTCGCTCGTCCCGGCGGGCGTCGAGGGCGCGATCGTCGGCAAGGCGCTGTACGCGAAGGCGTTCACCCTGGAAGAGGCGCTCAAGGCGGTCGCCGCATGA
- the hisD gene encoding histidinol dehydrogenase encodes MISRIDLRGDALPEGGALRDLLPRAEFDVEAALETVRPICEDVRHRGSAAVIDWGEKFDGVRIGSIRVPAEAVTEALERLDPAVRAALEESIRRARLVHREQRRTTRTTQVVPGGTVTEKWVPVERVGLYVPGGRSVYPSSVVMNVVPAQEAGVEGIAVSSPPQKEFGGLPHPTILAACALLGVDEVYAAGGAQAVAMFAYGTAECLPVNLVTGPGNIYVAAAKRLLKGRIGIDAEAGPTEIAILADSTADPVHVAADLISQAEHDPMAAAVLVTDSEELAAATEAELKPQVAATKHVTDRIEPALAGRQSAIVLVNDLEDGLKVVDAYAAEHLEIQTADAAAVADRVRNAGAVFVGPWSPVSLGDYCAGSNHVLPTGGCACHSSGLSVQSFLRGIHIVDYTRDALAEVTHHVVTLAEAEDLPAHGAALKARFGWKVPQK; translated from the coding sequence GTGATCTCTCGAATCGATCTGCGCGGCGATGCCCTCCCCGAGGGTGGCGCCCTGCGCGACCTGCTGCCCCGTGCCGAGTTCGACGTGGAAGCCGCCCTGGAGACGGTGCGGCCCATCTGCGAGGACGTACGCCATCGTGGCTCGGCGGCAGTGATCGACTGGGGGGAGAAATTCGACGGGGTGCGGATCGGCTCGATCCGGGTCCCGGCCGAGGCGGTCACCGAGGCGCTGGAGCGGCTCGATCCCGCCGTGCGCGCCGCGCTGGAGGAGTCGATCCGCCGCGCCCGCCTCGTCCACCGCGAGCAGCGCCGCACCACCCGCACCACCCAGGTCGTCCCCGGTGGCACCGTCACCGAGAAGTGGGTGCCGGTCGAGCGCGTCGGGCTGTACGTGCCCGGCGGGCGCTCCGTCTACCCGTCCTCCGTCGTCATGAACGTCGTCCCGGCCCAGGAGGCGGGCGTCGAGGGCATCGCCGTCTCCTCCCCGCCGCAGAAGGAGTTCGGCGGACTGCCGCACCCGACGATCCTGGCGGCCTGCGCCCTTCTGGGCGTCGACGAGGTGTACGCGGCCGGCGGCGCCCAGGCCGTCGCGATGTTCGCGTACGGAACGGCGGAGTGCCTGCCGGTCAACCTCGTCACCGGCCCCGGCAACATCTACGTCGCCGCCGCCAAGCGCCTCCTCAAGGGCCGCATCGGTATCGACGCCGAGGCCGGGCCCACCGAGATCGCGATCCTCGCCGACTCCACCGCCGACCCGGTGCACGTCGCCGCCGACCTGATCAGCCAGGCCGAGCACGACCCGATGGCCGCCGCGGTGCTGGTGACCGACTCCGAGGAGCTCGCCGCCGCCACCGAGGCCGAGCTGAAGCCGCAGGTTGCCGCGACCAAGCACGTCACCGACCGGATCGAGCCCGCGCTGGCCGGCCGCCAGTCCGCGATCGTCCTGGTCAACGACCTGGAGGACGGCCTCAAGGTCGTCGACGCGTACGCCGCCGAGCACCTGGAGATCCAGACCGCCGACGCCGCCGCCGTCGCCGACCGGGTCCGTAACGCCGGAGCGGTCTTCGTCGGCCCCTGGTCCCCGGTCTCGCTCGGCGACTACTGCGCCGGTTCCAACCACGTACTGCCCACCGGGGGCTGCGCCTGCCACTCCTCGGGCCTGTCCGTGCAGTCCTTCCTGCGTGGCATCCACATCGTCGACTACACCCGCGACGCGCTCGCCGAGGTCACGCACCACGTCGTGACCCTCGCCGAGGCGGAGGACCTCCCCGCCCACGGCGCCGCGCTCAAGGCCAGGTTCGGCTGGAAGGTCCCGCAGAAGTGA
- the hisH gene encoding imidazole glycerol phosphate synthase subunit HisH, whose product MDTKKKVVVFDYGFGNIRSAERALARVGADVEITRDFDTAMNADGLLVPGVGAFSACMEGLKKARGEWIIGRRLSGGRPVMGICVGMQILFERGIEHGVETEGLDEWPGTVGPLKADVVPHMGWNTVEAPEDSRLFAGLDPEARYYFVHSYAAHEWSLEVTNAKIRAPRVTWATHGERFVAAVENGALWATQFHPEKSGDAGAQLLTNWIETL is encoded by the coding sequence GTGGACACCAAGAAGAAGGTCGTCGTCTTCGACTACGGCTTCGGCAACATCCGCTCCGCCGAGCGCGCCCTCGCCCGGGTCGGCGCCGATGTCGAGATCACCCGCGACTTCGACACGGCGATGAACGCCGACGGGCTGCTGGTGCCCGGCGTCGGCGCGTTCTCCGCCTGCATGGAAGGCCTGAAGAAGGCCCGCGGCGAATGGATCATCGGCCGCAGGCTCTCCGGCGGGCGCCCCGTCATGGGCATCTGCGTCGGCATGCAGATCCTCTTCGAGCGCGGCATCGAGCACGGCGTGGAGACCGAGGGACTCGACGAGTGGCCGGGCACCGTCGGCCCGCTCAAGGCCGACGTCGTCCCGCACATGGGGTGGAACACCGTCGAGGCCCCCGAGGACTCCCGGCTGTTCGCCGGACTCGACCCCGAGGCCCGGTACTACTTCGTGCACTCGTACGCGGCGCACGAGTGGTCCCTCGAAGTCACCAACGCCAAGATCCGTGCCCCCAGGGTCACCTGGGCCACGCACGGTGAACGGTTCGTGGCGGCCGTGGAGAACGGCGCGCTGTGGGCCACCCAGTTCCACCCCGAGAAGTCCGGCGACGCCGGCGCCCAGCTGCTGACCAACTGGATCGAGACGCTGTAA
- a CDS encoding oxidoreductase: MTEPHDGDFPDGLSAAELGMWQSFRNGTTYDLRARDAALNDPFAPLAWGLERSVDARVVARLLLSGPKARPGRVAALKLRGLRITGKLDLAGGRVDPYVELTGCRFEQEVVLPECHFTTLRMVGCAIPRLEAARLRTEGDLHLPRCRVERGIRLTDAQIGTDLLINQIDIGPDRQGRAFIGDGLAVAQDLQAEMIETLGELSLRGAKVGGSLSLRGSRLRATQGLRALNAPQLSVERTLYMSEAWVSVDTGNQGNTPPYGIVTSPTPAHGTRAQVFRCRGGVRLDDGRFGDAVDLHKAVFVLVGHEELSLRRIVAPELRFNPERPAQGRVVLNGAKIVTLIDVSTSWPGPGGLAMGGFVYENLVPYGHFPLSRRLEWVAAATPEYVPEPYERLAAVLRSSGEDADAREVLLAKQRRRRETLPPAAKLWGYLQDWTVAYGYRPGRAAVWMAVLWAAGAVAFSQYRPAAIKGSEHPEWNPALYALDLLVPVINLGQDGYWLMEGGWQWVAAALILLGWILATTVAAGASRLLRRS; this comes from the coding sequence GTGACCGAACCGCACGACGGGGATTTCCCGGACGGTCTCAGCGCGGCCGAGCTGGGCATGTGGCAGTCCTTCAGGAACGGCACCACCTACGATCTGCGCGCCCGTGACGCGGCGCTCAACGATCCGTTCGCCCCGCTCGCCTGGGGCCTGGAACGCAGCGTGGACGCCCGGGTCGTCGCCCGGTTGCTGCTGAGCGGCCCGAAGGCCAGGCCCGGCCGAGTGGCCGCGCTGAAGCTCCGGGGCTTGCGGATCACCGGGAAGCTGGATCTCGCGGGCGGGCGGGTGGATCCGTACGTGGAACTGACCGGCTGCCGCTTCGAGCAGGAAGTGGTGCTGCCCGAGTGCCACTTCACGACATTGCGGATGGTCGGGTGCGCGATTCCACGGCTGGAGGCGGCCCGGCTGCGCACCGAGGGCGATCTGCATCTGCCGCGCTGCCGGGTCGAGCGGGGCATCCGCCTCACGGACGCGCAGATCGGCACGGATCTGCTGATCAACCAGATCGACATCGGCCCCGACCGGCAGGGGCGGGCGTTCATCGGCGACGGGCTCGCCGTCGCGCAGGACCTCCAGGCCGAGATGATCGAGACGCTCGGCGAGCTGAGCCTGCGCGGGGCGAAGGTCGGCGGTTCGCTGAGCTTGCGCGGCAGCCGGCTCCGGGCCACGCAGGGGCTCCGGGCACTGAACGCCCCGCAGCTGAGCGTGGAGCGGACGCTGTACATGAGCGAGGCGTGGGTCAGCGTGGACACCGGGAACCAGGGCAACACTCCCCCGTACGGGATCGTCACGTCCCCGACGCCGGCGCACGGCACCCGCGCGCAGGTCTTCCGGTGCCGGGGCGGGGTCCGGCTGGACGACGGGCGGTTCGGTGACGCGGTCGATCTGCACAAGGCCGTCTTCGTCCTCGTCGGCCACGAGGAGCTGTCGCTGCGCCGGATAGTGGCTCCCGAGCTGAGGTTCAACCCGGAACGCCCGGCCCAGGGCCGGGTGGTGCTGAACGGGGCGAAGATCGTCACGCTGATCGACGTGTCGACCAGCTGGCCCGGTCCGGGCGGTCTGGCGATGGGCGGATTCGTGTACGAGAACCTCGTCCCGTACGGGCACTTCCCGCTCTCCCGGCGCCTGGAGTGGGTGGCGGCGGCGACCCCGGAGTACGTGCCGGAGCCGTACGAGCGGCTGGCCGCCGTGCTGCGCAGCAGCGGCGAGGACGCGGACGCCCGCGAGGTGCTGCTCGCCAAGCAGCGGCGGCGCCGCGAGACCCTGCCGCCCGCGGCGAAGCTCTGGGGCTACCTCCAGGACTGGACGGTGGCGTACGGCTACCGGCCGGGGCGGGCCGCGGTGTGGATGGCGGTGCTGTGGGCGGCGGGAGCGGTGGCCTTCTCGCAGTACCGGCCGGCGGCGATCAAGGGGAGCGAGCATCCGGAGTGGAACCCCGCGCTGTACGCGCTGGATCTGCTGGTGCCGGTGATCAATCTCGGCCAGGACGGCTACTGGCTGATGGAGGGCGGCTGGCAGTGGGTGGCAGCCGCCCTGATCCTGCTGGGTTGGATACTGGCCACCACCGTCGCGGCAGGCGCCTCACGGCTGCTGCGCCGCAGCTGA
- a CDS encoding ABC transporter permease: MTSIVPTEVVSGQSGRPAHSEPSGRSGRSGQDGFADGRSTEAAELAPRARLLPSLAAVYRAQISRARVARIPLLFVATFQSVGIMVLMRGVVDGGSEARAVVAGSTVLVVAFVALNLLAQYFGQLRAGGGLDHYATLPVPPAAVVLGAAGAYASFTVPGTIVTAVAGSVLFGLPMTHLWVLVAVIPLSGAALSGLGAALGLLAPRQELATLLGQLGMSAALLLGVLPADRLPEPIGWARDLLPSTYGVEALARSFDAHPDWAVVALDLAVCAVVGVLSLAVATWAYRRAAVR; encoded by the coding sequence GTGACGAGCATCGTTCCCACGGAGGTGGTGTCCGGGCAGTCCGGGCGGCCGGCACACTCCGAGCCGTCCGGCAGGTCCGGCAGGTCCGGCCAGGACGGTTTCGCCGACGGCCGGAGCACGGAGGCCGCGGAGCTCGCACCGAGGGCCCGGCTGCTCCCCTCGCTGGCGGCGGTCTACCGGGCCCAGATCTCCCGGGCCAGGGTCGCCCGCATCCCGCTGCTCTTCGTGGCGACCTTCCAGTCCGTCGGGATCATGGTCCTGATGCGCGGGGTCGTCGACGGCGGCTCCGAGGCGCGGGCTGTCGTGGCCGGGTCCACCGTCCTGGTCGTCGCCTTCGTCGCGCTGAACCTGCTGGCCCAGTACTTCGGGCAGCTGCGGGCCGGCGGGGGGCTCGACCACTACGCGACCCTGCCGGTGCCGCCCGCCGCCGTGGTGCTCGGAGCGGCCGGGGCGTACGCCTCGTTCACCGTGCCCGGCACGATCGTCACGGCAGTGGCGGGCAGCGTGCTCTTCGGGCTGCCGATGACCCACCTGTGGGTGCTCGTCGCCGTCATCCCGCTCTCCGGCGCGGCCCTCTCCGGACTCGGCGCCGCGCTCGGGCTGCTCGCGCCCCGGCAGGAGCTGGCCACGCTGCTGGGCCAGCTGGGCATGTCCGCGGCCCTGCTGCTGGGCGTGCTTCCGGCGGACCGGCTGCCGGAGCCGATCGGCTGGGCGCGCGACCTGCTGCCCTCCACGTACGGGGTCGAGGCGCTCGCCCGCTCCTTCGACGCCCACCCCGACTGGGCCGTCGTCGCCCTCGACCTGGCTGTCTGCGCCGTCGTGGGCGTCCTCTCGCTGGCCGTGGCGACCTGGGCGTACCGCAGGGCAGCGGTCCGGTGA
- a CDS encoding ABC transporter ATP-binding protein, translating to MCVVRDLVKTYPAARGRRGTPATPEVRATDGISLDVRRGEIFGLLGPNGAGKSTLVRQLTGLMRPDSGSVDMLGHDLVRHPERASRLIGYLGQESTALDELTVALAAETTGRLRGLPVRDARAERDAVLDELGLGEIAGRPLKKLSGGQRRLACVAAALVGERPVLILDEPTTGMDPVARRAVWAAVDRRRAERGATVLLVTHNVIEAETVLDRVAVIDRGKVIACDTPAGLKEQVAGEVRVELVWRERAPLDVPEVAALRASAQESGRRWVLRLGPDEARAAVAAVTGGAAFAALDDFTLATPSLEDVYLALGGGATKGLVKS from the coding sequence GTGTGCGTGGTGCGTGACCTGGTCAAGACCTACCCCGCGGCCCGGGGCCGGCGCGGCACTCCCGCCACCCCCGAGGTACGCGCCACCGACGGCATCAGCCTGGACGTCCGGCGGGGCGAGATCTTCGGACTGCTCGGCCCCAACGGCGCCGGCAAATCCACCCTCGTACGGCAGCTCACGGGCCTGATGCGGCCCGACTCCGGCAGCGTCGACATGCTCGGCCACGACCTCGTGCGCCACCCCGAGCGGGCTTCCCGGCTGATCGGCTACCTCGGCCAGGAATCGACCGCACTCGACGAGCTGACGGTGGCGCTCGCCGCCGAGACCACCGGACGGCTGCGTGGCCTGCCGGTACGGGACGCCCGTGCCGAGCGCGACGCGGTACTCGATGAACTCGGCCTCGGCGAGATCGCCGGCCGCCCCCTGAAGAAGCTCTCCGGCGGGCAGCGGCGGCTCGCCTGTGTCGCCGCCGCGCTGGTCGGGGAGCGTCCGGTGCTCATCCTCGACGAGCCGACGACCGGTATGGACCCCGTTGCCCGGCGCGCCGTCTGGGCCGCCGTCGACCGGCGGCGTGCCGAACGCGGCGCGACGGTGCTGCTGGTCACCCACAACGTCATCGAGGCCGAGACCGTCCTGGACCGGGTCGCCGTCATCGACCGCGGCAAGGTCATCGCCTGCGACACCCCGGCCGGGCTCAAGGAGCAGGTCGCGGGCGAGGTCAGGGTGGAGCTGGTGTGGCGCGAGCGGGCACCGCTGGACGTGCCCGAGGTCGCGGCGCTGCGGGCGTCCGCGCAGGAGTCCGGACGCCGCTGGGTGCTGCGGCTGGGGCCCGACGAGGCGCGTGCGGCGGTCGCCGCGGTGACCGGTGGCGCGGCCTTCGCCGCGCTCGACGACTTCACCCTGGCGACGCCCAGCCTGGAGGATGTCTACCTGGCGCTCGGCGGGGGCGCTACCAAGGGGCTGGTGAAGTCATGA
- the hisB gene encoding imidazoleglycerol-phosphate dehydratase HisB has protein sequence MTREARVGRVERTTKETSVLVEINLDGTGKVDVATGVGFYDHMLDQLGRHGLFDLTVKTDGDLHIDSHHTIEDTALALGAAFKQALGDKVGIYRFGNCTVPLDESLAQVTVDLSGRPYLVHTEPENMAPMIGEYDTTMTRHILESFVAQAQIALHVHVPYGRNAHHIVECQFKALARALRYASEHDGRAAGILPSTKGAL, from the coding sequence ATGACTCGCGAGGCCCGCGTAGGAAGAGTGGAGCGGACCACCAAGGAAACCTCCGTGCTCGTCGAGATCAACCTCGACGGCACGGGCAAGGTCGATGTCGCGACCGGGGTCGGCTTCTACGACCACATGCTCGACCAGCTCGGCCGCCACGGACTCTTCGACCTCACGGTCAAGACGGACGGCGACCTGCACATCGACTCGCACCACACCATCGAGGACACCGCCCTCGCGCTCGGCGCCGCCTTCAAGCAGGCCCTCGGCGACAAGGTCGGCATCTACCGCTTCGGCAACTGCACCGTCCCGCTGGACGAGTCGCTCGCCCAGGTCACCGTCGACCTCTCCGGCCGCCCCTACCTGGTGCACACCGAGCCCGAGAACATGGCGCCGATGATCGGCGAGTACGACACGACGATGACCCGGCACATCCTGGAGTCCTTCGTCGCCCAGGCGCAGATCGCCCTGCACGTCCACGTCCCGTACGGACGCAACGCCCACCACATCGTGGAGTGCCAGTTCAAGGCGCTCGCCCGGGCCCTGCGCTACGCCAGCGAGCACGACGGGCGCGCGGCCGGAATCCTCCCCTCCACGAAGGGCGCGCTGTGA
- a CDS encoding histidinol-phosphate transaminase, translating into MRDDSTTNDSTTNAGGTHSGTTRNAWDDLPIRDELRGQSPYGAPQLDVPVRLNTNENPYPLPEALVDRIAERVREAARDLNRYPDRDAVELRTELARYLSRTAGHQVTRANVWAANGSNEVLQQLLQTFGGPGRTAIGFEPSYSMHALIARGTGTGWISGPRNEDFTIDVDAARAVIARERPDIVFITSPNNPTGTAVDAETVLALHDAAQAARPSMVVVDEAYGEFSHHASLLPLIGGRPHLVLSRTMSKAFGAAGLRLGYLAADPAVVDAVQLVRLPYHLSSVTQATALAALEHTDTLLGYVAQLKSERDRIVTELRALGFDVTDSDANFVQFGRFADSHTAWQHILDRGVLVRDNGVPGWLRVSAGTPAENDAFLDAVRELKKEHDA; encoded by the coding sequence GTGAGAGACGACAGCACCACGAACGACAGCACCACGAACGCCGGCGGTACGCACAGCGGCACCACCCGCAACGCCTGGGACGACCTCCCGATCCGGGACGAACTGCGCGGCCAGTCCCCTTACGGGGCGCCCCAGCTCGACGTACCGGTCCGGCTGAACACCAACGAGAACCCCTACCCGCTCCCCGAGGCACTGGTCGACCGGATCGCCGAACGGGTCCGCGAGGCCGCCCGCGACCTCAACCGCTACCCCGACCGCGACGCCGTCGAGCTCCGCACCGAGCTCGCCCGCTACCTCAGCCGCACCGCCGGGCACCAGGTCACCCGTGCCAACGTCTGGGCGGCCAACGGCTCCAACGAGGTGCTCCAGCAGCTGCTGCAGACCTTCGGCGGCCCCGGGCGCACCGCGATCGGCTTCGAGCCCTCGTACTCGATGCACGCCCTCATCGCCCGCGGCACCGGAACGGGCTGGATCTCCGGGCCGCGCAACGAGGACTTCACCATCGACGTGGACGCGGCCCGCGCGGTCATCGCGCGCGAGCGTCCCGACATCGTCTTCATCACCTCGCCCAACAACCCCACCGGCACCGCCGTCGACGCCGAGACCGTCCTCGCGCTGCACGACGCCGCGCAGGCCGCCCGGCCGTCGATGGTCGTGGTCGACGAGGCGTACGGCGAATTCAGCCACCACGCCTCGCTGCTGCCGCTGATCGGGGGCCGCCCCCACCTGGTGCTCTCGCGCACCATGTCGAAGGCGTTCGGCGCCGCCGGACTGCGGCTCGGCTACCTCGCCGCGGACCCCGCCGTCGTGGACGCGGTCCAGCTGGTGCGTCTCCCGTACCACCTGTCCTCCGTCACCCAGGCCACCGCGCTCGCCGCCCTGGAGCACACCGATACGCTCCTCGGGTACGTCGCCCAGCTCAAGAGCGAACGCGACCGGATCGTCACCGAGCTGCGCGCTCTCGGCTTCGACGTCACCGACTCGGACGCCAACTTCGTCCAGTTCGGCCGCTTCGCCGACAGCCACACGGCCTGGCAGCACATCCTCGACCGGGGCGTCCTGGTCCGGGACAACGGCGTACCGGGATGGCTGCGGGTCTCCGCAGGGACCCCGGCAGAGAACGACGCGTTCCTCGATGCGGTACGCGAACTCAAGAAGGAGCACGACGCATGA
- the ybaK gene encoding Cys-tRNA(Pro) deacylase encodes MAKKAKKQHQSGGTPATVALTAAGTPFTVHAYEHDPASASYGEEAAEALGVSPDRVFKTLVADVDGHLTVAVVPVAGSLDLKALASAVGGKRATMADPAAAERTTGYVRGGISPLGQRKRLPTVLDASARTHGTICVSAGRRGLEVELSPADLASLTGAVFAAIGRG; translated from the coding sequence GTGGCGAAGAAGGCGAAGAAGCAGCACCAGTCCGGCGGCACCCCGGCCACGGTCGCGCTGACCGCGGCCGGCACGCCGTTCACGGTGCACGCCTACGAGCACGACCCGGCGTCGGCCTCCTACGGCGAGGAGGCGGCCGAGGCGCTGGGCGTCTCCCCCGACCGGGTGTTCAAGACCCTGGTGGCCGACGTGGACGGCCACCTGACCGTCGCGGTCGTCCCGGTCGCCGGCTCCCTGGACCTGAAGGCCCTCGCCTCGGCGGTCGGCGGCAAGCGGGCGACCATGGCGGACCCGGCGGCGGCGGAACGGACCACGGGTTACGTCCGGGGCGGCATCTCCCCCCTGGGCCAGCGCAAGCGGCTTCCCACGGTGCTGGACGCGTCGGCGCGGACCCACGGGACGATCTGTGTCTCGGCGGGCCGCCGAGGCCTGGAGGTCGAGCTGTCCCCCGCGGACCTGGCGTCGCTGACCGGCGCGGTGTTCGCGGCGATCGGCCGCGGCTAG
- a CDS encoding ATP-binding protein, with protein sequence MAEAEAVRVSKLSDGGGNRMVSVFSPSSVRIERIGLAVQYGHPEDVLKPAKGMRLSQDTPPSWRTWPLLDVSRAHADIGDAAGAVKTLESLRRVAPTWMQHHALAGVLPTHRAPEGEHGRGLLLVATLAESWDTEPLPWGKRVWAELHGRARG encoded by the coding sequence GTGGCGGAGGCGGAAGCCGTCCGGGTCTCGAAACTGTCCGACGGCGGCGGCAACCGGATGGTGAGCGTCTTCAGCCCGTCGTCCGTCCGTATCGAGCGGATCGGTCTGGCCGTCCAGTACGGGCACCCCGAAGACGTCCTGAAGCCGGCCAAGGGCATGCGGCTGAGCCAGGACACCCCGCCGTCCTGGCGGACGTGGCCGCTGCTGGACGTGTCGCGGGCCCACGCGGACATCGGGGACGCCGCTGGAGCGGTGAAGACCCTGGAGTCCCTGCGCCGGGTGGCGCCGACGTGGATGCAGCACCACGCGTTGGCGGGCGTGCTGCCGACGCATCGGGCGCCTGAGGGCGAGCACGGGCGCGGTCTCCTGCTGGTGGCGACGTTGGCCGAGAGCTGGGACACCGAGCCGCTGCCTTGGGGCAAGCGAGTGTGGGCGGAGCTGCACGGGAGGGCGCGGGGATGA
- a CDS encoding LON peptidase substrate-binding domain-containing protein, whose translation MTTARLPLFPLNAVLFPGLVLPLNVFEERYRAMMRELLKTDEDEPRRFAVVAIRDGRETAPTAAGMPDPGRVPVERGPADGFGPDPLQTFHRVGCIADAAKIRERSDGSFEVLATGTTRVRLLSVDASGPCLTAELEELEEDPGEDAGALAEGVLRAFRSYQKRLAGASERSLTTGADLPDDPSVVSYLVAAAAVLDIPAKQRLLQAPDTATRLREELTLLRAETAVIRHLPSLPAVDLTRAPTYPN comes from the coding sequence GTGACCACCGCTCGCCTGCCTCTGTTCCCGCTGAACGCGGTGCTGTTCCCCGGCCTCGTGCTGCCGCTGAACGTCTTCGAGGAGCGTTATCGCGCCATGATGCGCGAACTGCTGAAGACCGATGAGGACGAACCGCGCCGCTTCGCCGTGGTCGCCATCCGCGACGGCCGCGAGACCGCCCCGACGGCCGCCGGAATGCCGGACCCGGGGCGCGTTCCCGTCGAGCGCGGCCCGGCGGACGGTTTCGGCCCCGATCCCCTCCAGACGTTCCACCGGGTGGGCTGTATCGCCGACGCGGCGAAGATCCGGGAGCGGTCGGACGGCAGCTTCGAGGTCCTCGCGACCGGCACCACCCGTGTCCGGCTGCTCTCGGTGGACGCGAGCGGCCCCTGTCTGACGGCCGAGCTCGAAGAGCTGGAGGAGGATCCGGGCGAGGACGCGGGTGCGCTCGCCGAGGGCGTCCTGCGGGCCTTCCGCAGCTACCAGAAGCGGCTGGCGGGCGCGAGCGAACGTTCCCTCACCACCGGCGCGGACCTGCCCGACGACCCGTCCGTCGTCTCGTACCTGGTCGCCGCCGCGGCCGTGCTGGACATCCCGGCCAAGCAGCGTCTGCTCCAGGCCCCGGACACCGCGACCCGGCTCCGCGAGGAGCTGACGCTGCTGCGTGCCGAGACCGCCGTCATCCGGCATCTGCCGTCGCTGCCCGCGGTGGACCTGACCCGCGCCCCGACCTACCCCAACTGA